Proteins encoded by one window of Ornithodoros turicata isolate Travis unplaced genomic scaffold, ASM3712646v1 Chromosome86, whole genome shotgun sequence:
- the LOC135374611 gene encoding uncharacterized protein LOC135374611, whose amino-acid sequence MELLHLLDCICAILSCFFALWCGIYLFISKGMPSTSEFDLDLERSPQWEDLRKKMHEAIAAEDEARVLKCLDAAPALKLWLDPVKEKSARYRAVKKKAIRIHGLLVSRGCGLKNDKEASYYQYLTGVHRAEIRRQRYYTKECKESYIYYLKSKSRSHVRCDDLEGRLEKMFRELSTDQLNEKILKVVATAPHLDILFDYNSENVHGITGCSGSRVLGLTDYEKQRISIGGGATEAKVRGTFIHESCHLALHLVYKNDGKPYFREDTEMERRYRAILDDIKKRRENDVDVLIRQALMKNKEQEAIVRIPHILTEYGSDHGNRVLEKEVPELRKFFEDTVIPDMQKYIQNGIPSIDATMIEKVNERLNKAFNIGKLNVNFENQPKNSAWENELLHVVTGPELRLLEIMVHNAVQSTGLPYMFFDAKQLDSTLKDVLLDYKYAFVLVTVQQNKNVQKMIQLFSEVSCVTGSKVILLVEDSDKDYLMERVQADTFFMERHEVHRIDEATFAHVTNSCKEGIFENSRVKLQGQDVSKFSDATNIDTFLRCVDTAVFLKLCESGNIDLGPPLHELEERVENYYVKRECRRAVEINLKECNLGDDSEAFALLGCPHNQVATLLPPGCEAKAKKDLKNFEKFVLVHEPCDYEALLEDGHFRNKVVHLLKFDEPHKRLLWTKSNGRLSHLPMTGSESYTEDALLKLNEKVVLSNVEEKVVIVSGAPGMGKSTLAKRLCTEVKNRDTKRWVMYVDLPQRMASVKTASPSQADMCRYLADLCQVQKDGLEFALFEKSLNDGSPFEIVVILDAFDEVNEECRKCVSELTSFLSEKKACKIYMFTRTVFKSHAQDAFHTVSYELLPFSDENQVEFIRKYEGTAHSTNENNGASELFQRLHTNLKETNKTVLETPLLLRMIFEMKNGEIAESDDYSSLLKRANISADKNKNLYIVHVYKLFVWYKHLVFRIEKRKENLRLHAVQEENDSAALQFYENHKLLAMKCIFPQETLKYLLNKDELENIEPEGRLMKDAANNCLKEGFLNGLNNGIPEFVHKTFAEFFAADYLLKKAKVTENLDLRDVIVNLYREEEYSGVMMLFDALASESFPLHSAVMNNNASYFEQLDIQRDDMLKVDELERTPVHLGALHSDQATLKKLPMDDELITKDLFQLSPFGYAELRSPWHAKYAGEWMQWLRTQTSAAGDRLNVLCARCSEEAVKRSTENLRTCETLEQKRHSLERAIFTAVIHDLQGVLDVYLSYVSPRESTVDLDRDTMDQLKSRKERSSRCSAGSSVIGNLDSITDSRNRTFPFYAKTEAVYKMLLPYCDMGILDNDGNTMLHVSAEEGNLETTKFYIYLAHLSANNRNRKFQTPLHLTEDAEIVTLLLPLYPSVNVLDYKQQTPMDRCAKRDDLEAMKLLLLRTRTYDEHHIRLNTTLHEASASLSLKAVTFLVPHTSAHVLNRNGETCLDVARTSWKYLSSSESNVVRCLIPHLLVNSPETFGSSPLYVWAERGGTKVMETLWPYLRHSDPRHAQRISRSSVDVRVNEDFQQEISCLKLLFLHLDVIAGDPDSRKLLHDMAKDKLRKIKEENIINYMKLLLPHLNLSEQDYVERGVKNEDIVTLHRGWSHVNNTDDLHIDDVNAEMIDDDGNIKLLIEAEEGNVEAVKIHLSHSSVCFTDEEENTALHLSASNGHTNVVKLLIPLYTSVEVINVDRETPMHVCAFEGHLDVVKLLLLRSRMSSRDEDGRTPLHFACKSGAVDIVNFLLPHSFPNMRDMFGSTCCAFSAGRSKMNVLRCLIPHSLMDCPNWIGYSPTRTCASRYMREELVTLLPYCCDYDAASLLTPPLLSFYKDGISMISTPCLKLMLLHSNVRVVDYCFLETLHDVENSYDEDSDTESDLSRSLEETCSEDSDAESDLSSSLEETSVEDSDAESDLSSSLEETKRSLLLNYISFLLPYTNVSAKDGEGKELLEALQSRQDPELVSFLQKWLA is encoded by the exons ATGGAGCTTCTCCACCTCCTTGACTGCATatgcgccatcttgtcgtgTTTCTTTGCCCTGTGGTGCg GAATTTATCTCTTCATCTCCAAAGGCATGCCTTCGACGTCTGAATTTGATCTCGACTTGGAAAGGTCGCCACAGTGGGAAGACCTCAGGAAGAAAATGCACGAAGCCATTGCGGCGGAAGACGAGGCTCGTGTTCTAAAGTGCCTGGATGCTGCACCTGCTTTGAAACTTTGGCTGGATCCTGTGAAAGAAAAATCAGCTCGTTACAGAGCTGTTAAAAAGAAAGCCATCCGTATACATGGCCTCTTAGTCTCGCGTGGATGTGGACTCAAGAACGACAAAGAAGCATCGTATTATCAATATCTGACAGGCGTCCATCGAGCTGAAATTCGACGGCAACGATACTACACCAAAGAATGCAAAGAATCCTACATCTATTACTTGAAAAGCAAATCAAGGAGCCACGTCAGATGTGATGACCTCGAGGGGCGATTGGAGAAGATGTTCAGGGAACTTTCAACCGACCAattaaacgagaaaatattgaAAGTTGTTGCCACAGCACCGCATCTGGATATACTATTCGACTACAACAGTGAAAACGTTCATGGGATCACGGGGTGCAGCGGCAGCCGCGTTCTCGGACTTACTGATTACGAAAAGCAAAGAATTTCTATCGGAGGCGGAGCAACGGAAGCCAAAGTCCGGGGCACGTTTATTCACGAATCATGTCATTTGGCACTTCATCTGGTGTATAAAAATGATGGCAAGCCATATTTCCGCGAAGATACAGAAATGGAACGGCGATACAGAGCCATTCTGGATGACATAAAAAAACGAAGAGAAAACGATGTGGATGTCTTGATCCGACAAGCTTTGATGAAAAATAAAGAACAAGAAGCGATTGTTCGCATCCCACACATACTAACTGAATATGGCAGCGATCATGGAAATAGGGTTCTCGAAAAGGAGGTACCGGAACTACGAAAGTTTTTCGAGGATACTGTCATACCGGACATGCAAAAATACATTCAAAATGGAATCCCGTCGATAGATGCGACAATGATAGAAAAGGTAAACGAGAGACTCAACAAAGCTTTCAACATTGGCAAACTCAACGTCAATTTCGAGAACCAACCGAAGAACAGTGCCTGGGAAAACGAGTTGCTTCACGTAGTTACGGGCCCAGAACTGAGGCTTCTCGAAATAATGGTTCACAACGCTGTGCAATCTACGGGACTTCCGTACATGTTTTTCGATGCAAAACAGCTAGACTCCACACTGAAGGATGTGTTACTAGACTACAAATATGCGTTTGTTCTTGTAACGGTCCAACAAAACAAGAACGTCCAAAAGATGATTCAGCTTTTCAGTGAAGTATCCTGTGTCACTGGATCAAAAGTCATCTTGCTCGTGGAAGACAGCGACAAAGACTACTTGATGGAACGAGTACAAGCAGATACATTCTTTATGGAGAGGCACGAAGTTCACAGAATCGACGAAGCAACCTTTGCGCATGTCACGAATAGCTGCAAAGAAGGGATTTTCGAAAATTCCCGCGTAAAACTTCAGGGCCAAGACGTTTCTAAGTTCTCGGACGCCACAAATATTGATACCTTCTTACGTTGCgttgacactgcagttttcCTAAAGCTATGTGAGTCGGGGAACATTGACCTGGGACCTCCTCTTCATGAACTAGAAGAACGTGTTGAGAACTATTACGTGAAAAGAGAGTGTAGAAGAGCCGTGGAAATTAACTTGAAAGAATGCAATCTAGGCGACGACAGTGAGGCTTTCGCACTTCTGGGCTGTCCACACAATCAGGTCGCAACACTTCTACCTCCCGGTTGTGAGGCAAAGGCCAAGAAGGATTTAAAGAATTTCGAGAAATTCGTACTCGTCCACGAGCCATGTGACTACGAAGCTCTCCTGGAAGATGGTCATTTCCGAAACAAAGTAGTGCACCTGCTAAAGTTCGACGAACCTCATAAGAGACTCTTGTGGACCAAATCAAATGGTCGTCTCAGCCACCTTCCAATGACGGGAAGTGAGAGTTACACCGAGGACGCGTTGTTGAAACTGAACGAGAAGGTTGTGTTGTCGAACGTAGAGGAGAAGGTTGTCATTGTGTCTGGTGCACCAGGTATGGGAAAGAGTACTCTAGCAAAGCGCTTGTGCACAGAAGTAAAAAATCGAGATACGAAGCGGTGGGTGATGTACGTCGACCTTCCTCAGAGAATGGCATCTGTTAAAACAGCGTCGCCGAGTCAAGCGGATATGTGCAGATATCTAGCGGATCTATGCCAAGTACAAAAAGATGGTCTGGAGTTCGCTTTGTTCGAGAAAAGTTTGAACGACGGAAGCCCTTTCGAGATTGTCGTCATCTTGGATGCCTTCGATGAAGTGAACGAGGAATGCCGCAAGTGCGTCTCGGAGCTTACATCGTTTCTATCTGAAAAGAAAGCTTGCAAGATATATATGTTTACTCGCACTGTATTTAAGTCCCATGCACAAGATGCTTTCCACACAGTGTCATATGAACTCCTTCCTTTTTCAGACGAAAATCAGGTGGAGTTCATTAGAAAATATGAGGGAACAGCTCATTCAACCAATGAAAATAATGGAGCCTCCGAGCTGTTCCAGCGACTGCACACGAACTTGAAGGAGACAAACAAGACAGTCCTAGAAACCCCTCTCCTGCTTCGTATGATCTTTGAAATGAAGAATGGGGAAATTGCAGAGTCTGACGATTACTCTTCGTTACTTAAACGTGCAAACATATCAGCCGATAAGAATAAGAACTTATATATTGTACACGTGTACAAGTTGTTTGTGTGGTACAAGCACCTTGTATTcagaattgaaaaaagaaaagaaaatctccGCCTACACGCCGTACAAGAGGAGAATGACTCCGCAGCGCTTCAGTTTTACGAAAACCATAAACTCCTCGCTATGAAGTGTATATTCCCTCAGGAAACCTTGAAATACTTATTGAACAAAGACGAATTAGAGAATATAGAGCCCGAAGGACGTTTAATGAAGGACGCAGCTAATAATTGTCTCAAAGAAGGATTTCTGAATGGTCTGAACAACGGAATTCCAGAGTTCGTTCATAAGACATTCGCTGAATTCTTTGCAGCCGATTACTTACTGAAGAAAGCGAAAGTAACAGAAAATTTAGACCTGAGGGATGTCATTGTCAATCTGTACCGTGAAGAAGAATACAGCGGTGTAATGATGTTGTTCGACGCACTGGCATCGGAGTCCTTTCCCCTTCACTCTGCTGTGATGAACAATAACGCTTCATATTTTGAGCAGCTCGATATCCAAAGAGATGATATGCTGAAAGTCGATGAGCTCGAAAGGACGCCAGTGCACTTAGGAGCCCTGCATTCTGATCAAGCAACATTGAAGAAGCTTCCGATGGATGATGAGCTAATCACGAAGGATTTGTTTCAACTGTCACCGTTTGGATACGCAGAGCTGCGGTCTCCATGGCACGCAAAATACGCTGGAGAATGGATGCAATGGTTGCGGACTCAGACTTCGGCTGCGGGAGACAGACTCAACGTGTTATGCGCTCGATGCAGTGAGGAAGCAGTGAAACGTTCTACCGAAAATCTACGCACATGTGAAACCTTGGAGCAGAAGAGACATTCTCTTGAACGAGCAATATTCACGGCTGTGATACACGACCTACAAGGTGTTTTAGACGTGTATCTGAGCTATGTGTCCCCGAGAGAGAGTACAGTAGATCTAGACAGAGACACCATGGACCAATTAAAATCACGCAAGGAACGAAGCTCGAGATGTTCTGCAGGGTCTTCGGTAATTGGAAACCTTGACAGTATTACAGACAGTAGGAATAGAACTTTCCCGTTTTACGCAAAGACCGAGGCTGTTTATAAAATGCTCCTTCCTTACTGCGATATGGGAATTCTTGACAACGATGGAAACACAATGTTGCACGTTAGCGCGGAAGAAGGAAATCTGGAGACAACAAAGTTTTACATTTACCTCGCACATTTATCCGCTAACAATAGAAATAGAAAATTTCAAACTCCTTTGCACTTGACAGAAGATGCAGAGATTGTGACGCTACTTCTTCCTCTTTATCCCTCAGTGAATGTTCTCGATTATAAGCAACAAACTCCTATGGATAGATGTGCAAAGAGAGATGATTTGGAGGCCATGAAGTTGTTACTCCTTCGCACTCGGACATATGACGAACATCACATCAGGCTGAACACAACGCTTCATGAGGCTTCTGCCTCTCTTTCCCTTAAAGCTGTGACGTTTCTTGTACCTCACACAAGTGCGCACGTGCTTAACCGCAATGGAGAAACGTGCTTAGACGTTGCTAGGACAAGTTGGAAATATCTGTCGAGTTCGGAGTCCAACGTTGTCAGGTGTCTCATCCCACACTTGCTCGTAAACTCACCTGAAACTTTCGGCTCATCACCGTTGTACGTCTGGGCGGAACGTGGTGGAACGAAAGTGATGGAAACTCTATGGCCTTATTTGCGACACAGTGACCCTAGGCATGCACAGAGGATCAGCAGAAGCTCGGTGGATGTGCGGGTGAACGAGGATTTCCAACAAGAAATTTCGTGTCTGAAACTTCTCTTCCTCCATTTAGATGTCATCGCTGGTGATCCTGATAGCCGCAAACTGCTACATGATATGGCCAAGGACAAGCTACGTAagataaaagaagaaaatatcaTTAATTACATGAAGCTGTTACTGCCGCATTTAAATCTCAGTGAGCAGGATTATGTAGAACGTGGAGTAAAAAATGAGGACATCGTTACCTTACATCGGGGATGGTCGCACGTGAATAACACCGATGATCTCCACATTGACGATGTCAACGCGGAAATGATCGACGACGATGGCAATATCAAGTTGCTAATAGAAGCAGAGGAAGGAAATGTGGAAGCTGTTAAGATCCACCTCTCCCATTCATCCGTGTGCTTTACAGATGAAGAAGAGAACACTGCATTGCACTTGAGCGCGTCGAACGGACACACAAATGTGGTGAAGCTTCTCATTCCTCTTTATACATCAGTGGAAGTGATCAATGTGGATCGAGAGACACCCATGCATGTGTGCGCCTTTGAAGGACACCTGGACGTTGTAAAGTTATTATTACTCCGCTCTAGAATGAGTTCCCGTGACGAGGATGGAAGGACACCTCTTCACTTCGCCTGTAAAAGTGGTGCCGTTGATATCGTGAACTTCCTTCTTCCCCACTCATTCCCTAATATGCGCGACATGTTCGGTTCCACGTGCTGCGCTTTTTCCGCTGGAAGAAGCAAAATGAATGTTCTGAGATGCCTCATCCCACACTCTCTTATGGACTGTCCTAATTGGATAGGCTATTCACCAACGCGAACCTGTGCAAGTCGTTATATGAGAGAAGAGCTGGTGACATTATTGCCATATTGTTGTGATTATGACGCTGCGAGTTTATTGACGCCTCCCCTGTTGTCATTTTATAAGGACGGTATCAGTATGATAAGTACGCCTTGTCTGAAACTTATGCTTCTCCACTCAAATGTCAGGGTAGTAGACTACTGTTTCCTTGAAACACTCCACGACGTTGAAAACTCTTACGACGAAGACTCTGATACAGAGAGTGATCTATCCCGGAGTCTAGAAGAGACTTGCAGTGAAGACTCTGATGCAGAAAGTGATCTATCCTCGAGTCTAGAAGAGACTTCCGTTGAAGACTCTGATGCAGAGAGTGATCTATCCTCGAGTCTAGAAGAGACCAAGAGATCACTACTCCTGAATTATATTTCTTTCCTGCTTCCTTATACAAATGTTTCTGCTAAGGATGGTGAAGGCAAGGAACTGTTAGAAGCCCTCCAAAGCAGACAGGATCCCGAATTGGTTAGCTTCCTCCAGAAATGGCTCGCATGA